In Macrobrachium rosenbergii isolate ZJJX-2024 chromosome 4, ASM4041242v1, whole genome shotgun sequence, one genomic interval encodes:
- the LOC136837040 gene encoding uncharacterized protein → MTVGAGIPTRNSHSTSTLIQLPSHSTSTPTPTPTSTPTPPPLKSTPLPLPSYSHSNPLHPHSYPTPLPLPFHSTSTLTPITLHSYPHSNPLPLSSHFYSLSTPLPLLFHSTPTPFPFQLPLPLHFTSTSTPTPTPTHSTPIPLSLHFDPLHSHPTRTPTPTPRRIGSASYTSARYSLGVKGSE, encoded by the coding sequence ATGACAGTGGGGGCTGGTATCCCCACCCGCAACTCCCACTCCACTTCCACCCTCATCCAACTCCCATCCCACTCCACTTCCACTCCCACTCCTACTCCCACTTCCACTCCCACCCCACCTCCACTAAAATCCACTCCACTTCCACTCCCATCCTACTCCCACTCCAATCCGCTCCACCCCCACTCCTATCCCACTCCACTCCCCCTACCATTCCACTCCACTTCCACTCTTACTCCAATCACACTCCACTCCTACCCCCACTCCAATCCACTCCCACTCTCATCCCACTTCTACTCCCTTTCCACTCCACTCCCACTCCTATTCCACTCCACTCCCACTCCATTTCCATTCCAACTCCCACTCCCACTCCACTTCACTTCCACCTCCACTCCTACTCCCACTCCAACCCATTCCACTCCCATCCCCCTTTCACTCCACTTTGATCCACTCCACTCCCATCCCACTCgcactcccactcccactccaCGTAGAATCGGGTCAGCCTCATATACTAGCGCACGATACTCCTTGGGCGTGAAGGGGAGtgaatga
- the LOC136837047 gene encoding uncharacterized protein: MKVVGNSHSALTPTSTSTPTPIPTPTPTPLPLPLHSPFHSNSTPTLTLTYTPTPHLHSPPLQVHPYSHLPAYTTTPQPPPPLLPSHLRSHSNSSYSHPTPTPTHSPPHSHPTPTNTLTPLQLHSYPNCPFPLPLPLQLPLHFHSTSASTPTPLHSHSTPTSTPTPPHSTLLLLLPPTPPNSTLTLLLLPPTPPHPLAPPTSTPTPTPLHSHSTPTSTPTPPYSTLIPLILPLHPTPIPTPPPGIIGSPLYTST, encoded by the coding sequence ATGAAGGTCGTAGGTAACTCCCACTCCGCTCTTACTCCAACCTCTACCTCCACTCCaactcccatccccacccccacacccactccactcccactcccactccaCTCGCCCTTCCACTCCAACTCCACTCCTACTCTCACCCTCACCTACACTCCTACTCCCCACCTCCACTCCCCCCCACTCCAAGTCCACCCCTACTCTCACCTCCCCGCCTACACTACTACTCCCCAACCTCCACCCCcactcctcccctcccacctccGATCCCACTCCAACTCCTCCTACTCCCACCCCACTCCAACTCCCACCCACTCCCCACCCCACTCCCATCCTACTCCCACCAACACTCTCACTCCACTCCAACTCCATTCCTACCCCAACTGCCCATTCCCACTCCCACTTCCACTCCAACTCCCACTCCACTTTCATTCCACTTCTGCTTCCACTCCTACCCCACTCCACTCTCACTCCACTCCTACTTCCACTCCTACCCCACCCCACTccactctcctcctcctacttcctcCTACCCCACCCAACTCCACTCTCACTCTACTCCTACTTcctcctaccccaccccacccactcgCTCCTCCTACTTCCACTCCTACCCCCACCCCACTCCACTCTCACTCCACTCCTACTTCCACTCCTACCCCACCCTACTCCACTCTCATTCCACTCATACTTCCACTCCACCCAACTCCCATTCCCACTCCCCCTCCAGGTATCATCGGGTCACCCTTATATACTAGCACATGA